The genomic stretch TCATCTGGGGTAAGTTCATGGCCATGATGGCCTATGGCCTGCTGCTGATGGGCGTATTGTTAATATACCTGCTCATTGGTTGGGCAACCATCGGAAATTTTGAAGTGCCAGCCGTATTGTCCGGCATGCTGTCCCTTTACCTGCTGCTCTGCGCTTATTCCGCCATCGGGCTGTTCATGTCCTCCCTCACTTCCTACCAGGTAGTGGCGGCCCTGGGCACGCTGGTCCTCCTGGCAGGACTGAACTATGTGAACCAGGTCTGGCAGAGTATTGATTTTGTCAGGGACATCACTTACTGGCTTTCCATTTCCGGTCGCTGCAATGAAATGATCAGCGGCCTGGTCTGTAGTGAGGATGTACTCTATTTTATCATCGTGATCTGCATGTTCCTGTTCCTGAGCATACTGAAGCTCCAGGCCAACAGGACCCATACCTCCTTCTCCATTACCTGGGGCAAATACGTCCTGGTAGTAATAGTGGCCATGGGACTGGGTTATATCACTTCCCGCCCCATCTTCATGGGCTATTATGATGCTACCGCCACCAAGGTCAATACCCTGACGCCCAAGAGCCAGGAGATCATGCAGAAGCTGGATGGCGGACTGACCATCACCACTTACGTGAACCTGCTGGACAGGGAATACTATCATGGTATCCCCGAAGCCGTGAACAGGGATAAGGAACGCCTGAAGCAATACATCCGCTTCAAGCCCGAGACCAAAATGAATTATGTGTATTATTATGATTCACCCAGTAATAACCCCTGGATCAATACCCGCTTCCCTAAAATGACCCTGGCAGAACAGGCCAAGGGCCTGGCGGAGTTGCGGGAAATAGACCTCAGCCTGTTCATGCCGCCGAAGGAGCTGAAAAAGACCATTGACCTCACTGATGAGGGCAACACTTTTGTGCGCCTGGTGCAACGCGGGAACGGTCAGAAAGCTTTCCTGCGGATCTATGACGATATGATGAAATTCCCCGGCGAAGCCGAAGTGACCGCCCTGTTCAAACGCATGGTGATGAAACTGCCCCGCGTAGGATTCCTGGAAGGCCATGGGGAACGCTCCATTACCGGTGACCGATTCAAGGATTATACCCTGTTCTCCAATGTGAAGACCTTCCGCTACGCCCTCACCAACCAGGGCTGTGATGTGGAAACGCTCAGCCTTGCGGGCGATAAACAGATCCCCGACAGTGTGGACGTGGTCGTGATTTCCGATATGAAGACGGAACTGCTGCCCGAAGAGAAGGCTAAACTGGACGCCTATATCGCCAAAGGCGGTAACCTGCTGATCACCCTCAAACCCGGATCGCCCATCATGGAAAACTTCATCAGCCAGTTCGGTATCAAAACCGTTCCCGGTCAGCTGGTGCAGAACAGGCGTGACCAGCCCGGTAATATGGTGCTGAGTACTGTTACGCCCGAAGCCATCGCCCAGGGCAGCGAAGTGTTTGACGTGATGGAAAAACGCCGCCAGGTAGTAGGCATGACCAATGCCGCTGCACTGGTACAGGCCGAGGATAAAGGATTCACCGCTGTGCCCATCCTGAGAACAATAGATACCGTGAGGCATGCTGATACCGTGTTCACCTTCAATGAGACCGAGACCATCGACTTTGTGAATGACAGCGCCATTGTACATGGATCCGCCGGTGAAAAAACAGGTGTGTTCACTACCGCCATGGCCGTGTCCCGGAAGGTAGGCAACAAGGAACAGCGGATCATGATCATGGGTGATGCAGACGCCATCAGCAATGCCGGTGTGAGTCCCAATACCCGCCGCTATGCTACCGCCAACTTCAACATGATCCCCGGCTTCTTCCACTGGCTCTCCTATGGTACTGTCCCTGTGGATGTAAGCAGGCCCCGGTCCAAAGACAACGAGATCGATCTGACCAAAGGCAGCCTCAAGGTTGTCAAGATCGCCTTGCTGTATGTGATCCCGGGCGTGCTGATACTGGCTTCGGCTATTATATTGATCAGAAGAAAAAGAAAGTAAAATCATTGGTATGAGCTTACTGACCGATAAACAGACGCTGGACGACCTGAATATCTTTGGGAAGAAGGGCGGCAATGGCTTGTTTGCCCTTTTCAACCGGACCTTTACCCGGGGTGGATCTGAATTGCTGGAAGAGATGTTCCGTTACCCGCTGTCCGATGCACAGGCTATCAACGCCCGCAGCACCGTGATCAGCGCCTTCGCCAGCCTGGGTATCGGTTTTCCCTACAATACCGAATTGTTTGACGGCGTAGAGCAATACCTCCAGAATACAGATGAACGCAGCCGGTTGAATGCGGCCGACAATACCCTGGCCCGGAAATTCAACCAGCTGATTGCGGCTGACACAGAACTGAAGACCATCCAGAAAGGGGTAGGCGGGCTCATCGGTATCCTCCAGGCAACCAGGACCTTTGCCGATACTATCCGGCAGCAGGTGGCTGACCTCCCCTATAAAAAGGAGCTGGACGCCCTTGAGCAATTGCTGGCCCTGGAAGAGCTGCAGCCGGTATTGCAGGAGAACAGCAAGCAGAAGCTCTCTTTTGAGAAACTGGCGGAATATGATAAACTGCTGCGTTTCCGCCAGCGGAACGAGATCAAAAAACTATTGAATCATATTTACCTGGTAGACGTGTATGTCTCCGTTGCCCGGGTAGCCAGGGACCGGAACTTCGTGTTCCCCAAAGCCCTGCAGAAAGAGTTGCAGACAGTAGTGCTGGAAGATTTCTATCATCCGGCGCTGACCAAACCTGTGGTCAATTCGCTGACCATTACCCCGGACAGCAACATCCTGTTCCTGACCGGGGCCAATATGGCCGGGAAATCTACATTTATGAAGTCGCTGGGAATCGCCATGTACCTTGCGCACATGGGATTCCCCGTGGCGGCTTCAAAGATGGAATTCTCTGTAAGGGACGGCATCTTTACCACTATCAACCTCTCAGATAACCTGAGCCAGGGCGCCAGCCATTTCTATGCGGAAGTGCTGCGCATCAAAAATGTGGCTGCTGAACTGAGCCGCGACAAATACCTCTTCGTCATTTTCGATGAGCTGTTCCGCGGCACCAACGTTAAAGACGCTTACGAGGCAACCGTGGCCATTACCTCGGCCATTGCCCGCCGGCGCAACTGTATGTTTGTGGTGTCCACGCATATCATTGAGGCCGGCGCCGTGCTGAAAGAAAAAGCCGGTAATATCAATTTTATTTATCTGCCCACCCTGATGGATGGCAATAAACCGGTGTATACCCATAAACTGGCTTCGGGTATTACTTCCGACCGCCACGGTATGGTGATCATCAACAATGAAGGTATTCTGGACATCCTGAACAGGAAAAAATCAACGGAGAAGGGCGAGTTATGAGTTTTATAGCTGACAAACAAACACTGGACGACCTGCAGCTGCTGGGAAAATTCAACAACAGCTCTGTGTTCAGTCTTTTCAACCAGGTGAGATCCCGGGGCGGGGAAAAACTGCTGGACGCCCTGTTCCTCCATCCGCTCAAGGATCCGGAACAGATCAACCAGCGCAGCAGCGCTTTCCGCTGGATGCAGGAACATCCTATCCCTTTTCCCTTTGATGAACAACTCCTGGGGAAAATGGAAGCCTACCTGGATGAGGCGGGCAGCAGCAGTATACTGCTTTCCTTCTGGCATATCGGCCGGAAAAAAGCAACGGCGGTCTTGCTGAAGGATGAAGCCTACGGGCTTCAGCTGGAAGGGATCAATACCTGTGTGGATGGCCTTCAGGGCTGTGCAAGGCTCCTGCAGCAACTGGAAAATAAAGGCTGGGACAAAAACAGTCCCTGGGAAAAATGGGCGGTGCTCACCAGGAGCGTGTTCCAGAACAAACAGCTGTCGCATTTGCTGAAAGAAACAAGCTCAGCAACGAGGTCTTTTTTGCAAATAGCTTCGCTCCATCACCTCTTCTCTGGTGTATTGCAGGATAAGCTCCGCAATATGCTGCAGCACCTCTACGAGCTGGATATGCTGACCGCTGTTGCCGGCGTGGCCCGCGAAAAAAAGTTTGCCTATGCCACCGCCTGGCCTGCATCCGCCAATAAGTTTGAAGCCAGAGGCATTCGGCATCCGCGGCTGGAAAAAGCTGTGGCCAATGATCTCTCTTTCCAGGGCAGCAGCAACGTGCTGTTCCTGACCGGCGCCAATATGGCCGGTAAATCCACCATCATGAAATCCACTGGGATCCTGCTCTACCTGGCGCATATGGGTTTCCCTGTTGCTGCTGAAAGCCTGGATTTTTCCGTGCTGGATGGTCTCTATTCTTCTGTGAATGTCCCGGACGATCTGAGCCAGGGCTACAGTCATTTCTATGCGGAAGTATTGCGTGTGAAAAAAGTAGCACAGGAAGTGGACTCGGGTAAGAACCTGTTTGTGATTTTCGACGAGCTTTTCAAGGGCACCAATGTGAAAGACGCTTTTGACGCCACCCTGGCAGTAACGGTCGCCTTTGCACAGTTCCCCAATTGTTTCTATATCATCTCCACCCATATCATTGAAGTAGGAGAGGAGCTGAAAAAAGTAGGTGATAATATCCAGTTCGGCTTTATGCCTACCGTGATGGAAGGACATCTGCCCCGCTATACCTATCGCATGCAGCCTGGTATTACGGAGGACAGACAGGGTATGATCATCATCGAGAATGAAGGTATATTGGAGATGCTGTAGAATTCCTGTAATTTCCCTGCTTGTACGTTATCATTAACTGCTATAACTATAAGCAATGAATCTGTCCCGGTATCTTCTTGCGGCCGCTATCTGTATGGGCGCCGCCCATTGCAGCGTTGACAAAACCGCTCCTGCGGCCGGCGTGCCGCTGAGCCTTGCCCAGCAACGCAAAGCACAACTTTCCCAACCAGTATACAGCCTGCGCTTCCAGGTGCCGGCGGACAAAAAGCAGCCCGTAGCTGCCGAGGCACAGATCAGTTTCAACCTGCTGTCGGACAGCGCCGACCTGGCGCTCGATTTTAAACAGGCCGCCGGATCAGTCAAAAAAGTTATGCTCAATGAACAGGAAATACCCGTCCGTCATGAGAACGAGCATATTCTTCTCCCCCAAAATAAACTGGTAAAAGGCCCTAACAAAGTAGCCATTGTTTTTGAGGCCGGTGACGCCGCGCTCAACCGCAACAATGATTATATGTACGCGCTCTTTGTCCCTGATAAAGCAAGGACCGCCTTTCCCTGTTTTGATCAGCCGGACATGAAGGCGGTCTATGCGCTGACCCTGGATCTGCCTGGCGACTGGCAGGCCATGAGTAATGGCCCCGTCCTGCAATCCACGCCACAGGACAGCTTCACCCGCTGGCAGTTTGCACCCAGTGATACCATCAGCACCTACCTGTTCTCCTTCGCCGCAGGCAAATTCAGATCCGAGACAAGAATGGCCGGGGGCCGGGAAATGCAGTTCCTTTACCGCGAAACAGACAGCAGCAAGCTGGCCGCCAGCATGTCCGCCATTTTTGATATCCATGTGCAGTCGCTCGCTTTCCTGGAAAAATATACCGGCGTGCCCTTCCCTTTTAAGAAATTCAGTTTTGCCGCTATCCCCGATTTCCAGTTCGGAGGCATGGAACATCCCGGCGCTATCTGGTACAATGCCAGTTCCCTCTTCCTGGATGGAAGCGCTACTAGATCGCAGCTGATCGGTCGCGCCAACCTCATTGCCCATGAAACGGCGCATATGTGGTTCGGCGATCTGGTGACCATGCAATGGTTCAACGATGTATGGATGAAAGAAGTGTTCGCCAATTTTATGGCAGATAAGATAGTGCCCCTGGTGCTGACCAATGAGCTGGCCGATCTTAAATTCATGACAGATCATTTTCCCGCTGCCTACAGCGTGGACCGCACGGCCGGCGCCAATCCTATCCGACAACCGCTGGATAACCTGAATGAGGCCGGCTCCCTCTACGGCGCCATCATTTATCACAAGGCGCCCATTATGATGCAGCAGCTGGAGCGATTGATAGGAGCGCAGGCCCTGCAGGCTGGCCTGGGTACTTACCTCAAAAAATATGCATTCAGCAATGCCAGCTGGCCGGACCTGATAACCATTCTGGACGAACCAGCTGCGCAGGACCTGGTGGCCTGGAACGATAGCTGGGTGAATAAAGCCGGTCGCCCCGGCTACAACGAACCGCTCACTGATCCCAAAGGCAATACCTATGGCCTTTTCCCGGTGGATACCGGTACGCTCAGCAGCATTCCTTCCATTAAAGATCCTGTACTGCGGGCTTTCAGCTGGCTGAACCTCTATGAAAATGTGATTGATGGGAAGGCCGTCAGCCCGCAACGCTGGCTGCAGCTGGCCATGACCGGTATGCGGCAGGAAAAAGAAGAGCTGATCACGCAGCTGCTGCTGAATGAACTACAGAGCATTTACTGGGTTTACCTGACGCCTGCACAAAGGACCGCAGAAAGCGATCGGCTGGAAGCAACGCTGCAGCAGTTGCAGCAGCAGGCGGCACAACCTAATCTGAAAAAACTGTTCTTTAAATCCTGGATGCGCATGGCCCTGAGCGCCGGCGCCCGGGAAACCATCTATCGTACCTGGAAGCACCAGGAACCTCCGGCCGGCGTAAAATTATCGGATGATGATTATGCCGAGCTGGCGGCGGAACTGGCCATCAGGCAGCACCCTGATGCGGCGGCTATCCTGGAAGAACAGGCCGGCAGGATCAGCAATCCTGATAAAAAAATGCGCTGGGCCTTCCTGCAGCCTTCGCTGGCGCAGGACCAGGCTACCAGGGATAAGTTCTTTGAATCCCTGAAACTGCTGGACAACCGGCGCAAGGAGGCCTGGGTCAATACAGCAGTAGGTTACCTGCATCATCCTTTGCGGACGGACAGCGCCGTAAAATATATTCGCCCTTCGCTGGAATTGCTGCAGGAGATCCAGCAGACCGGTGATATCTTCTTCCCTGCCAATTTCCTGGCGGCCACCTTAGGCGTGCACCAGAGTGCGGCGGCAGAAAAGGAAGTAAAGGATTTCCTGGCCGCGTATCCGGATTACAATCCAAGGCTGAAGAACAAATTGCTGCAGGCTGCCGATCCGCTGTTCCGTGCCCGCAAGGTGCAGGAGCAGGGGGCTATGCAATAGTCATCTGCTGACCGCATCCTGATTTTAGCCTGGCAATAGTATTGCAATCAATAGCTCACGTTGCGATAAAAAGCGCCGCTTTGAGCAGGGGGATCTGCTGCAGCGGCTATATAACCCCGACGTATAGATGGCCATAGGGGAAGTGGCGCCAATAGGCCTGGCAAGCCGACCCTGATGAAAAGCACCAGCTGGCCATTTCGTTTTTTATGCGCCCGTTCTGAACTTTTTGCTATAGTTTGCAAGGGCAACCAATCAACGAAAACACTATTGCCCAACCAGCCAGCCAATAACGACCATGACCTGCTGGTCCTTGCCGGCAAAGGCGATCCCGCAGCTTTTGCTGAATTATTCCACCGCTATGCCCGGCTGGTGTACAGCTTTCTCTATGAGCATACTGACTCTGCCCAGTTGGCCAATGATCTCCTGCAGGAAGTCTTTACCCGCCTCTGGATCACCCGTGAATCGCTGCCGGCCATTCGTAATATCAGTGCCTACCTCTATACTATTACCCGCAACCAGGTGATGAACGAGCTGAAGAAAAAGATCCGCGAGCGGCAGCGGTTGCAGCAATGGACGCAACAGCAGGAGGTGGCCGATGCGGAGGCAGA from Candidatus Pseudobacter hemicellulosilyticus encodes the following:
- a CDS encoding Gldg family protein is translated as MRRVYKIAKAELFTLFYSPIAWLILVIFAFQTGMGFHEKLQGILRTQESGFPNGFLTAQIFSGQFGLFASVQSYLYLYMPLVTMGLMSREFSSGSIKLLYSSPVTSAQIIWGKFMAMMAYGLLLMGVLLIYLLIGWATIGNFEVPAVLSGMLSLYLLLCAYSAIGLFMSSLTSYQVVAALGTLVLLAGLNYVNQVWQSIDFVRDITYWLSISGRCNEMISGLVCSEDVLYFIIVICMFLFLSILKLQANRTHTSFSITWGKYVLVVIVAMGLGYITSRPIFMGYYDATATKVNTLTPKSQEIMQKLDGGLTITTYVNLLDREYYHGIPEAVNRDKERLKQYIRFKPETKMNYVYYYDSPSNNPWINTRFPKMTLAEQAKGLAELREIDLSLFMPPKELKKTIDLTDEGNTFVRLVQRGNGQKAFLRIYDDMMKFPGEAEVTALFKRMVMKLPRVGFLEGHGERSITGDRFKDYTLFSNVKTFRYALTNQGCDVETLSLAGDKQIPDSVDVVVISDMKTELLPEEKAKLDAYIAKGGNLLITLKPGSPIMENFISQFGIKTVPGQLVQNRRDQPGNMVLSTVTPEAIAQGSEVFDVMEKRRQVVGMTNAAALVQAEDKGFTAVPILRTIDTVRHADTVFTFNETETIDFVNDSAIVHGSAGEKTGVFTTAMAVSRKVGNKEQRIMIMGDADAISNAGVSPNTRRYATANFNMIPGFFHWLSYGTVPVDVSRPRSKDNEIDLTKGSLKVVKIALLYVIPGVLILASAIILIRRKRK
- a CDS encoding DNA mismatch repair protein — translated: MSLLTDKQTLDDLNIFGKKGGNGLFALFNRTFTRGGSELLEEMFRYPLSDAQAINARSTVISAFASLGIGFPYNTELFDGVEQYLQNTDERSRLNAADNTLARKFNQLIAADTELKTIQKGVGGLIGILQATRTFADTIRQQVADLPYKKELDALEQLLALEELQPVLQENSKQKLSFEKLAEYDKLLRFRQRNEIKKLLNHIYLVDVYVSVARVARDRNFVFPKALQKELQTVVLEDFYHPALTKPVVNSLTITPDSNILFLTGANMAGKSTFMKSLGIAMYLAHMGFPVAASKMEFSVRDGIFTTINLSDNLSQGASHFYAEVLRIKNVAAELSRDKYLFVIFDELFRGTNVKDAYEATVAITSAIARRRNCMFVVSTHIIEAGAVLKEKAGNINFIYLPTLMDGNKPVYTHKLASGITSDRHGMVIINNEGILDILNRKKSTEKGEL
- a CDS encoding DNA mismatch repair protein encodes the protein MSFIADKQTLDDLQLLGKFNNSSVFSLFNQVRSRGGEKLLDALFLHPLKDPEQINQRSSAFRWMQEHPIPFPFDEQLLGKMEAYLDEAGSSSILLSFWHIGRKKATAVLLKDEAYGLQLEGINTCVDGLQGCARLLQQLENKGWDKNSPWEKWAVLTRSVFQNKQLSHLLKETSSATRSFLQIASLHHLFSGVLQDKLRNMLQHLYELDMLTAVAGVAREKKFAYATAWPASANKFEARGIRHPRLEKAVANDLSFQGSSNVLFLTGANMAGKSTIMKSTGILLYLAHMGFPVAAESLDFSVLDGLYSSVNVPDDLSQGYSHFYAEVLRVKKVAQEVDSGKNLFVIFDELFKGTNVKDAFDATLAVTVAFAQFPNCFYIISTHIIEVGEELKKVGDNIQFGFMPTVMEGHLPRYTYRMQPGITEDRQGMIIIENEGILEML
- a CDS encoding M1 family aminopeptidase, with product MNLSRYLLAAAICMGAAHCSVDKTAPAAGVPLSLAQQRKAQLSQPVYSLRFQVPADKKQPVAAEAQISFNLLSDSADLALDFKQAAGSVKKVMLNEQEIPVRHENEHILLPQNKLVKGPNKVAIVFEAGDAALNRNNDYMYALFVPDKARTAFPCFDQPDMKAVYALTLDLPGDWQAMSNGPVLQSTPQDSFTRWQFAPSDTISTYLFSFAAGKFRSETRMAGGREMQFLYRETDSSKLAASMSAIFDIHVQSLAFLEKYTGVPFPFKKFSFAAIPDFQFGGMEHPGAIWYNASSLFLDGSATRSQLIGRANLIAHETAHMWFGDLVTMQWFNDVWMKEVFANFMADKIVPLVLTNELADLKFMTDHFPAAYSVDRTAGANPIRQPLDNLNEAGSLYGAIIYHKAPIMMQQLERLIGAQALQAGLGTYLKKYAFSNASWPDLITILDEPAAQDLVAWNDSWVNKAGRPGYNEPLTDPKGNTYGLFPVDTGTLSSIPSIKDPVLRAFSWLNLYENVIDGKAVSPQRWLQLAMTGMRQEKEELITQLLLNELQSIYWVYLTPAQRTAESDRLEATLQQLQQQAAQPNLKKLFFKSWMRMALSAGARETIYRTWKHQEPPAGVKLSDDDYAELAAELAIRQHPDAAAILEEQAGRISNPDKKMRWAFLQPSLAQDQATRDKFFESLKLLDNRRKEAWVNTAVGYLHHPLRTDSAVKYIRPSLELLQEIQQTGDIFFPANFLAATLGVHQSAAAEKEVKDFLAAYPDYNPRLKNKLLQAADPLFRARKVQEQGAMQ
- a CDS encoding sigma-70 family RNA polymerase sigma factor, whose product is MPNQPANNDHDLLVLAGKGDPAAFAELFHRYARLVYSFLYEHTDSAQLANDLLQEVFTRLWITRESLPAIRNISAYLYTITRNQVMNELKKKIRERQRLQQWTQQQEVADAEADRWWVQQLDLLDQAISQLPEQQQRAWLLSRREGLSYVEIAGSMGLSRETVKKYIGYANAAIIKFVSERAGLALALFLYKIS